The DNA window GCTCTTCTCTGAgccgcgccatcgtcaacgacaaAACGTTGCTTCATCAATCGAGGGCATACAGACGTGCGGACTGGGTTATCACGagccgacagcgacgagcagcgaggGGACGACAGAGGCCCGACACGAGCGGAGCGATCGGGCGCGCGTCAGCGCAGTGTTTTTCCTCCACGACGGGCCTGACACGACCacaccacctcctcccaAGGGATTGATTGTtattccctcccccccccatccatctTGCTTCTCTTGCTCGCAGACCGAGACTCGAAAGGCCTTGGTCAGCGTtgtcaccgtcgtcgtcgtcgtcgccgtcgcctgcctACGCGCCTATTCGCTCGCTGCTCACGAACCTCGTCCACACCCACCCGTTGTCGCTGCGAGCCGTACACCGCTGCCCCCGGCGTCACCCGCGCGAGCCTCGtggcccgctgccgcggTCAACAGTCAACGCCAACCACGGGACGGCCAGTCCTAGACACTGACCATCACCTCCTCCGTCACCGACTGGCCAGAGCATTATAAataggcgtcgtcgtcgcccctcgcccgctgccgccatcatgtcgagCCTTGGGCCATCCGGGTCCAATGCCCACGCCGGCTTGAACTTCTCTCAGGCCGGCTTGCGCCGCAACCCCGGATTTGCACCCTCGCATGCGAACCAGCACCAGCCGAACAAGCAGTCTCCCGCACCtcacgccgcctcgccctaCCAGACCCAGGCCTACACgcctcagcagccgccgcaggcagCCTATCCGGGGCACCTTTTCCAGCAAACTGTCAACACCAATGTTCCCAATGGCCAcccggcgtcgcgggcgccgcagAGCCATGTCCCCAACGCACTCAATGTCCAGCGACAGAGAGCTGCCCCCCAGCGGCAACAGATGCAGCCCCAGCCgaacccgccgcccatggtATTCCCCAGCGGCATCAGTCAGTCTGTACCGCATGACCCTATCATttcgcaccagcagcaccagcagcctcATCCCTCTCACCAGCCGCATCTGGGGCACCCgagccaccagcagcaccaccagcagcagcacccgcagcagcagcctcaccaccaacaacagcatcaacaacaccagGCGCACCAGGCACACCAGGCACATCAGGCACaccaggcggcgcagcaccagGCCCATCAGCAGGCGCATCAAGCGCACCAGAGCCATATGGGGCACCAGGGACATCAGAGTCACCAGGGACATCCGGGCCACCCTGGACGTCAATCGCACCAAGGCCATCCGATTCCTCAACAGCAGCACACGccgcaacaacagcagcagcagcaattgCCGCCACAACCCCCAccgcagcaacaacagcagcagcaggcgcagcagcagcagcaacaacaacagcagcagcaacagcagcagcaggcgcagcagcaacaacagcaacaacagcaacaacagcaacaacagcagcagcagcagcagcagcaaactccacagcagcagccgcagcagatGCCGCAGCCtcccgcgcagccgcagcaacagcctCAGGTGCCACAGGTACCACAGGTGCCTCAGATGCAGCAGGTGCAGCAAGCACAGCAGGTGCAAccctcgccgcagcagccgccagcCCAGATTCCTCAACAGCAGGATGACCACGCCGTGGATGACATGGACACTGAAGGACAAAATGATGGGAACGATGATGCGAGCACGCTCGAAGCGAAGCTCCTCAACGACCCGTCCTACGTCCCCTCCCAGCCAATGGGCGAATTgatgtcgccgcccccggaAGGAGGGAGCTATCCGACCTTGGAGGCTGTCCAGAAGGCCGTGTTGCGGTATTGCACATCGGTGGGCTATGCAATCGTCATTGGCCGGTCAAAGAAGACAGTTCCGGGCCTGAAAAAGGTTCTCTTTGTCTGCGACCGGGCGGGCAAGCCGCCGAGCCGTGTCAGTCCCGAATTTCGCAAACGCAAGACGTCGTCCAGGAAATGTGACTGTCCGttcggcttcttcgccatTGAGCAGCGCACGCAGTGGACAATTCGCTACCGACCTGATCTGGCGCACCTGAAGCACAACCATGGCCCGAGCGAGGGACCTTCGAACCACCCAGCCGCTCGCAAGCTAGATAGCAaaatggtggcggcggtcaAGCAGCTTAAGGACAATGGTACGTCGTCGGAGCAGCCAGCAAATGGTCGATCAGTTTCCGCTGACGTTTCTGCAGGTGCCGGCGTCACCGAAACGTTGCAGATTCTTCAGAACGAAAACCCAGACTGCCATCTGCTCCCAAGGGATATATAcaacgcccgcgccgccatcaaccGGAATCCGGCAAAGGTGGCTACGGGCATAGCTGAAAACCGGCCAGCCATTTACACCAAGCCCCAGCAGTCACCCGAGGACCGCATACGAGCCGATCTCCGGCGAGAGCTCGCAAAGGCCCGCGAGGATATGAAGAAGATGGAAGACGAGAAGCAAAAGGAAATTGACGAGCTGAAGGCCAAACtggaagagaaagagaagCTCATCCAGAAGTTTGAAACCTTCATCGACATTTGC is part of the Purpureocillium takamizusanense chromosome 7, complete sequence genome and encodes:
- the RBF1 gene encoding Transcription factor rbf1 (RPG-box-binding factor) (Repressor-activator protein 1) (COG:S~EggNog:ENOG503P0DU) — translated: MSSLGPSGSNAHAGLNFSQAGLRRNPGFAPSHANQHQPNKQSPAPHAASPYQTQAYTPQQPPQAAYPGHLFQQTVNTNVPNGHPASRAPQSHVPNALNVQRQRAAPQRQQMQPQPNPPPMVFPSGISQSVPHDPIISHQQHQQPHPSHQPHLGHPSHQQHHQQQHPQQQPHHQQQHQQHQAHQAHQAHQAHQAAQHQAHQQAHQAHQSHMGHQGHQSHQGHPGHPGRQSHQGHPIPQQQHTPQQQQQQQLPPQPPPQQQQQQQAQQQQQQQQQQQQQQQAQQQQQQQQQQQQQQQQQQQQQTPQQQPQQMPQPPAQPQQQPQVPQVPQVPQMQQVQQAQQVQPSPQQPPAQIPQQQDDHAVDDMDTEGQNDGNDDASTLEAKLLNDPSYVPSQPMGELMSPPPEGGSYPTLEAVQKAVLRYCTSVGYAIVIGRSKKTVPGLKKVLFVCDRAGKPPSRVSPEFRKRKTSSRKCDCPFGFFAIEQRTQWTIRYRPDLAHLKHNHGPSEGPSNHPAARKLDSKMVAAVKQLKDNGTSSEQPANGRSVSADVSAGAGVTETLQILQNENPDCHLLPRDIYNARAAINRNPAKVATGIAENRPAIYTKPQQSPEDRIRADLRRELAKAREDMKKMEDEKQKEIDELKAKLEEKEKLIQKFETFIDICNERVMIQRERLSENASAGGNPGR